The following are from one region of the Platichthys flesus chromosome 2, fPlaFle2.1, whole genome shotgun sequence genome:
- the LOC133970497 gene encoding oocyte zinc finger protein XlCOF7.1-like, with protein MSAVRRNMLLLRETVQEPISAAAEDFLLQLEKGGGKARVPELRAMLTERLAAAGEQILAGLEETLAGYEDRVQRLERYERSEICRQTRLLDAVMQPVVRLHRAVPPAIVQQLMVSKKEVPPEQPQWNPLVDQEDPEPPHIKEEQEELWTNQDGQQLQGLEEADIKFTLSPVALKCEEEEEKLKSSKLHPSERKENRADCGGPEPARNSGPDGRLQQGPEDKKEDSSETEESEDDWLETREPQTVLNTRNNKQPLSDMGCKTEKKTFSCPECGNRFNQRGDLNRHMRSHTGEKPFSCSECDKIFNNRSTLNTHMRIHTGEKPFSCSECGKGFNQRGDLNRHMRSHTGEKPFSCSECDKIFNHRNNLNTHMRIHTGEKPFSCSECGKRFNQRGHLNTHMRIHTGEKTVSCSECGKRFNQRSNLNTHMRIHTGEKTVSCSECGKRFNHRSNLNRHMRIHTGEKQFS; from the exons ATGTCCGCAGTAAGGAGGAACATGTTGCTGCTGCGGGAGACGGTACAAGAGCCGATCAGCGCTGCCGCTGaagacttcctgctgcagttggagaaaggaggaggaaaggctcGAGTCCCGGAGCTGAGAGCGATGCTCACCGAGCGGCTCGCGGCGGCGGGGGAGCAGATCCTCGCCGGGCTTGAGGAAACCTTGGCTGGGTACGAGGACCGAGTGCAGCGGTTAGAGCGGTACGAGCGGTCCGAGATCTGCCGCCAGACGAGGCTGCTCGATGCCGTGATGCAGCCCGTAgtccggctgcacagagcag TTCCTCCTGCAATCGTCCAGCAACTGATGGTGAGTAAAAAAGAGGTTCCCCCTGAGCAGCCTCAGTGGAACCCCCTTGTagaccaggaggacccagagcccccccacattaaagaggaacaggaggaactgtggaccaatcaggatggacagcagcttcaaggaCTGGAGGAAGCTGATATCAAATTCACATTGAGTCCTGTCGCTTTGaagtgtgaagaagaggaagagaaacttaaatcgtcaaagcttcatccgagtgagaggaaggagaacagagcggactgtggaggaccagaaccagccaggaactcaggtcctgatggacgtttacaacaaggtcctgaggacaagaaggaagactcttctgagactgaagagAGTGAGGATGATTGGCtggagaccagggaacctcagactgttttaaatacaagaaacaacaaacagcctctAAGTGATATGGGatgtaagacagaaaaaaaaacgtttagtTGCCCTGAGTGTGGTAACAGATTTAACCAAAGGGGCGATCTAAATAGACacatgaggagtcatacaggagagaaaccttttagttgctctgagtgtgataaaatatttaacaatagGAGCactctaaatacacatatgaggattcatacaggagagaaaccattcagttgctctgagtgtggtaaaggATTTAACCAAAGGGGCGATCTAAATAGACacatgaggagtcatacaggagagaaaccttttagttgctctgagtgtgataaAATATTTAACCATAGGAacaatctaaatacacatatgaggattcatacaggagagaaaccattcagttgctctgagtgtggtaaaagatttaaccaaaggggccatctaaatacacatatgaggattcatacaggagagaaaacagttagttgctctgagtgtggtaaaagatttaaccaaaggagcaatctaaatacacatatgaggattcatacaggagagaaaacagttagttgctctgagtgtggtaaaagatttaaccatAGGAGCAATCTAAAtagacatatgaggattcatacaggagaaaaACAGTTTAGTTGA
- the LOC133970503 gene encoding uncharacterized protein LOC133970503 produces the protein MSFAAGGEEDLPSPFADIPALVHDHSYLPIRFDGLVDNALVYISGLGVRRALKKLSCDVCRASLVTEAASAIKDQSYHLLSLRNNGGLVIPSEGTVKVVRAAEWVIRQASSSFGRSRPIKLLEVMYIVRKRIGSEDVFVLGEHIVDTQYGIDSHHQTLLTLVVSVFFKIRLHHIAKITTLNLQSNNMRQQLNKTVLFKGH, from the exons ATGTCctttgcagcaggaggagaagaagatcttCCATCCCCGTTTGCTGACATTCCTGCCCTAGTACATGACCACAGCTACCTTCCCATCCGCTTCGATGGTCTTGTGGACAACGCTCTTGTGTACATTTCCG GACTTGGTGTGCGAAGGGCTCTGAAGAAGCTGTCCTGTGATGTCTGCCGTGCCAGCCTGGTGACAGAGGCTGCATCTGCCATCAAGGACCAGAGCTACCACCTGTTGTCTCTAAGAAACAATGGAGGCCTGGTGATTCCATCAGAGGGCACAGTGAAGGTCGTCAGGGCAGCAGAGTGGGTCATTCGCCAGGCGTCATCGAGTTTCGGACGATCACGGCCCATCAAACTGCTGGAGGTCATGTACATTGTACGGAAGAGGATCGGGtcagaggatgtgtttgtgcttgggGAGCACATCGTCGACACGCAGTATGGCATAGACAGCCACCACCAAACGCTGCTGACATTagttgtgtcagtgttttttaaaataaggcTACACCACATCGCTAAAATTACTACACTGAACTTACAGAGCAACAACATGCGACAGCAGCTGAATAAAACAGTCCTTTTCAAAGGGCATTAG
- the yod1 gene encoding ubiquitin thioesterase OTU1 — MLRLRCKTKNGSHLMQGLTHQSCVQELKRKVEELTGIPCDVQKIMVGYPPSSLDLQNGDAHLKDYPIKSGDTLIVEEEKNKPKPQDNPTVTKVPRLEASPVLARRVVPADNSCLFTSVFYVVEGGVYDAVCAPEMRSLIAQIVSSDPAAYCEAVLGKTNEDYCTWISRDDTWGGAIEVSILSKFYQCEICVVDTQTVRVDRFGEDAGYHKRVLLIYDGIHYDPLQKETPGSDVPPQTIFSTTDDVILALALELADEARRKRQFTDVNRFALRCMVCQTGLVGQKEAREHAKETGHTNFGEV, encoded by the exons ATGTTGAGGCTTCGCTGTAAGACCAAAAATGGGAGCCACCTAATGCAGGGATTGACCCACCAGTCCTGCGTccaggagctgaagaggaaggtggaggagctTACTGGGATCCCATGTGACGTGCAGAAGATCATGGTGGGCTACCCACCGTCCAGCCTTGATCTCCAAAACGGAGACGCTCACCTCAAGGATTACCCCATCAAATCAG GTGACACACTCATTgttgaggaagaaaaaaacaagccaAAGCCTCAGGATAATCCCACTGTGACTAAAGTGCCGCGTCTGGAAGCCTCACCCGTGCTGGCACGCCGCGTGGTGCCAGCCGACAACTCCTGCCTCTTCACCAGTGTCTTTTATGTGGTGGAAGGAGGCGTGTACGACGCCGTGTGTGCTCCTGAGATGCGAAGCCTCATCGCCCAGATCGTGTCCAGTGACCCTGCAGCGTACTGTGAAGCAGTGCTGGGGAAGACCAACGAGGACTACTGCACCTGGATAAGCCGCGACGACACCTGGGGGGGCGCCATCGAGGTGTCCATCCTGTCCAAGTTTTACCAGTGCGAGATCTGCGTGGTGGACACTCAGACAGTCCGAGTGGATCGATTCGGGGAGGACGCCGGTTACCACAAACGCGTGCTGCTCATCTATGACGGCATCCATTACGACCCGCTGCAGAAGGAAACCCCCGGCTCCGACGTCCCACCCCAGACTATCTTCTCCACCACGGACGACGTAATTCTGGCCCTGGCCCTCGAGCTGGCAGACGAGGCTCGGCGCAAGCGGCAGTTCACGGACGTAAACCGCTTTGCGCTTCGCTGCATGGTGTGCCAGACCGGCCTGGTGGGACAGAAGGAAGCTCGAGAGCACGCCAAGGAAACGGGCCACACCAATTTTGGGGAggtgtga
- the zgc:158258 gene encoding specifically androgen-regulated gene protein: protein MPERDTWPGGVGLETMSAMDSAGSCDSVVSANSGFSEDSLEHLSAEEKACLMFLEETIESLDTEEDSGLSNDEPDQMPNPGNLAIKLADLSASLSKSKLNDLQKHPSRENIKENTDTKPLQSYLVPTPLVMAGGALSSLSSTKSGCPPDSNLSKPQIAPSINKSNQKPQKKPVVHFEVNVEIPPPTKPKDSSVRTVEGPLPRGPLSYDALVYLQRSASTKKTPLCPTVDHTIESDKRPPALMEGPDFGNIQRSDKSNPESSRLNTSPPVVLPKPKTIPASIAAKTQNGASSITNTLYSIKHAKDPEVVRQKALLKLGLLKDQENETFAPLPPPKPHSTLDPTPRRFTRGSSTGNPPRSPSFSYSQVPKNKPLQSSASFHHCSRSDHQSASVPHPVQPKGLKTDALGDPRKGGNCPERGHLTGGPMKTTSAAQPQKPSNSVGYSVMVVPGMGADRREALRKLGLLKH from the exons ATGCCTGAGAGGGATACCTGGCCAGGTGGCGTTGGATTGGAGACGATGAGCGCCATGGACTCTGCCGGCAGCTGTGACAGCGTCGTCAGTGCCAATTCTGGCTTT AGCGAGGACAGTCTGGAGCACTTGTCTGCTGAGGAGAAGGCCTGCCTCATGTTTTTGGAGGAGACGATTGAGTCTCTGGACACCGAGGAGGATAGTGGACTGTCCAATGACGAGCCCGACCAGATGCCCAATCCTGGTAATCTCGCCATCAAACTGGCTGACCTGTCGGCCTCCTTGAGCAAGAGCAAGCTGAACG ATTTACAGAAACATCCCTCCAGAGAAAACATCAAGGAGAACACTGACACTAAACCCCTGCAGAGCTACCTGGTTCCTACACCTCTTGTTATGGCAGGCGGCGCCCTCTCTTCTCTATCCAGCACCAAATCAGGCTGTCCTCCAGATTCAAACCTCTCCAAGCCTCAGATCGCACCTTCAATCAACAAATCTAATCAAAAACCCCAAAAGAAACCGGTCGTTCACTTTGAGGTGAATGTTGAGATACCTCCTCCCACAAAACCCAAGGACAGCTCAGTCAGGACAGTGGAGGGTCCTTTACCTCGAGGACCTCTGTCGTACGATGCTCTTGTTTATCTGCAAAGGAGTGCGTCCACGAAGAAGACCCCTCTGTGCCCAACAGTTGATCACACTATAGAATCAGACAAACGTCCTCCTGCCTTGATGGAAGGACCGGACTTCGGAAACATACAGAGATCTGACAAGTCCAACCCAGAGTCTTCCAGGCTGAACACAAGTCCTCCGGTTGTGCTCCCTAAACCCAAAACGATTCCTGCCAGCATTGCTGCAAAAACCCAGAACGGAGCTTCGtcaatcacaaacactttgtacAGTATCAAGCATGCGAAAGACCCTGAGGTGGTGAGACAGAAGGCTTTGCTGAAGCTTGGCCTCCTGAAAGATCAAGAAAATGAGACATTTGCTCCACTACCTCCCCCTAAACCTCACTCCACTTTGGACCCGACACCTAGAAGATTCACAAGAGGTTCATCGACAGGTAATCCACCGAGAAGCCCATCGTTTTCTTATTCTCAAGTGCCCAAGAACAAGCCTCTGCAGAGCAGCGCCAGCTTCCATCACTGCTCGAGATCTGACCATCAGTCTGCATCGGTACCACATCCTGTTCAGCCCAAAGGATTAAAGACAGATGCTCTGGGGGACCCAAGGAAAGGTGGGAACTGTCCTGAACGGGGACACCTCACAGGAGGGCCAATGAAGAccacctctgcagctcagcctcagAAACCCTCAAACTCTGTAGGATATTCTGTCATGGTGGTGCCGGGGATGGGAGCTGATCGGAGGGAAGCGCTCAGAAAACTTGGACTTCTTAAACACTGA
- the kif17 gene encoding kinesin-like protein KIF17, which yields MGSESVKVVVRCRPLNDRETALGSKTVLTMDLQRCQCFIEKPGAADEPPKQFTFDGTYFIDQTTEEVYNEIAYALVEGVTEGYNGTIFAYGQTGSGKSYTMQGVSEPAAQKGVIPRAFEHVFESIQCAENTKFLVRASYLEIYNEEIRDLLGSDTKQRMELKEHPERGVYVRDLSMHTVHSVGECERIIEQGWRNRAVGYTLMNKDSSRSHSIFTIHLEICNTDAEGQDHLRAGKLNLVDLAGSERQSKTGATGERLREATKINLSLSALGNVISALVDGRSRYIPYRDSKLTRLLQDSLGGNTRTLMIACLSPADNNYEETLSTLRYANRAKSIQNRPRINEDPKDALLREYQEEIKSLRALISGQLGMADLSTLMAAQLSQTSPDLPSRPKSNTTEAEKEQIKEEYEERLAKLRAEYNAEQEFKAKLQEDIAALRSSYESKVSNLEQARASRGRTVPKNDKRKTSGHSKDTSPRSSSCTTQVIEEELSVKTDALCLSAPGDTSNSKPPAPCAGDEVHEGSGGDELIDSGDVTTAEPLDQQHVLERLQQLEQQVVGGEQARNKDLQQRHRQRKNLADRRKVQLIRALSENSEESENVLLNVYNSIQEEVHAKSQVLVKVQGKLKAAKLEIRDLQAEFEVERNDYLATIRRLEKEGQLLNSLLERMVPLVRRDCNYSNLDRLKKEAVWDEDCAAWRLPDVMVQKTTLPSALHPKPSTRRGSAADGGEPFLQVEEDRYKEMLARSDSENIASSYFKSKRTSQLLGGDATRGHSVHSPPLVNGAAHLSLSSSAVSPPVGSDSVMPRPFRLESLGAPVSNSKGKRKKSKSHIHSEGI from the exons ATGGGGTCGGAGTCGGTGAAGGTGGTGGTCAGGTGCAGGCCTCTGAACGACCGGGAGACGGCCCTGGGCTCTAAGACGGTGCTGACCATGGACCTGCAGCGCTGCCAGTGTTTCATAGAGAAGCCCGGGGCGGCCGATGAGCCTCCCAAACAGTTCACCTTCGATGGGACCTACTTCATCGATCAAACCACCGAGGAGGTGTACAACGAGATCGCCTACGCTCTGGTGGAG gGAGTCACTGAGGGATACAACGGCACCATCTTTGCCTATGGACAAACTGGAAGTGGAAAGTCCTACACCATGCAGGGGGTGTCCGAGCCTGCAGCCCAGAAGGGAGTCATCCCACGGGCGTTTGAACACGTCTTTGAGAGTATTCAG TGTGCAGAAAATACAAAGTTCCTGGTGAGGGCGTCGTACCTGGAGATTTACAACGAGGAAATCCGAGACCTTTTGGGAAGCGACACCAAACAGAGAATGGAG ctgaAAGAGCACCCAGAGCGTGGGGTGTACGTGCGTGACCTCTCCATGCACACCGTGCACAGTGTGGGGGAGTGTGAGAGGATCATCGAGCAGGGCTGGAGGAACCGAGCTGTGGGCTACACGCTGATGAACAAAGACTCCTCCCGCTCCCACTCCATCTTCACCATCCACTTAGAGATCTGCAACACTG ATGCAGAAGGGCAGGACCACCTCCGAGCAGGTAAACTCAACCTTGTTGACCTGGCAGGAAGTGAGCGTCAGTCCAAAACCGGGGCCACTGGCGAGCGACTGCGTGAGGCCACCAAGATCAACCTCTCCCTGTCGGCCCTGGGCAACGTCATCTCAGCCCTGGTGGACGGACGCTCCAGATACATCCCCTACCGGGACTCCAAGCTGACCAGGCTCCTGCAGGACTCTCTGGGAGGGAACACGCGCACCTTGATGATCGCCTGTCTGTCCCCGGCTGACAACAACTACGAGGAGACCCTGAGCACGCTGCGCTACGCCAACCGGGCCAAGAGCATCCAGAACAGGCCACGGATCAACGAGGACCCCAAGGATGCTCTGCTCAGAGAGTATCAGGAGGAGATCAAGTCGCTGCGGGCCCTGATCTCAGGCCAGCTGGGCATGGCTGACCTTTCCA CTCTGATGGCCGCTCAGTTGTCTCAAACGTCCCCTGATCTTCCTTCAAGGCCAAAGTCAAATACCACAGAAGCAGAGAAGGAGCAGATAAAAGAG gagtACGAGGAGAGGCTGGCCAAGTTGCGGGCCGAGTACAACGCAGAGCAGGAGTTCAAGGcaaagctgcaggaggacatTGCTGCACTGCGTTCCTCTTATGAATCCAAGGTGTCCAATCTGGAGCAGGCCCGAGCCAGCAGGGGGAGAACTGTCCCAAAGAAtgataaaaggaaaacatctgGACACAGCAAAGACACAT CGCCAAGGAGCTCGAGCTGCACGACACAGGTTATTGAAGAGGAGCTCAGCGTTAAAACTGATGCTTTGTGTCTCAGTGCACCTGGAGACACTTCCAATTCCAAG CCTCCTGCTCCTTGTGCTGGAGATGAGGTCCATGAAGGTTCCGGTGGAGACGAGCTCATTGACTCAGGGGACGTCACCACAGCAGAACCTCTGGACCAGCAACATGTCCTGGAAAG gctgcagcagctggagcagcaggttgtcggagGAGAGCAGGCCAGGAACAAagacctgcagcagagacaccGACAGAGGAAGAATCTCGCCGACCGGAGAAAGGTGCAGCTCATCCGAGCGCTGTCGGAGAACAGTGAGGAGAGTGAGAATGTGCTGCTGAATGTCTACAACTCCATCCAGGAGGAGGTCCACGCCAAAAGCCAGGTTCTGGTCAAGGTGCAGGGAAAG CTGAAAGCGGCCAAGCTGGAGATCCGTGACCTGCAGGCAGAGTTCGAGGTGGAGAGGAACGACTACCTGGCGACCATCCGCCGGCTGGAGAAGGAGGGACAACTGCTGAACAGCCTTCTGGAGCGCATGGTGCCCCTGGTGCGCCGCGACTGCAACTACAGCAACCTGGACCGCCTGAAGAAAGAGGCGGTGTGGGACGAGGACTGTGCGGCATGGAGGCTGCCGGATGTGATGGTGCAGAAAACAACGCTGCCTTCAG CCCTTCATCCTAAACCATCAACCAGACGAGGCTCGGCTGCTGATGGTGGAGAACCATTCTTG caggtggaggaggaccgGTATAAGGAAATGCTCGCCCGCAGTGACAGTGAGAACATCGCCAGCAGCTACTTCAAGTCAAAGAGGACCAGTCAACTGCTGGGGGGGGACGCCACCAGGGGACACT ccgTCCACTCTCCTCCCCTTGTCAACGGAGCCGCCCACCTATCACTGAGCAGTTCTGCTGTGAGCCCCCCCGTCGGCTCGGACTCCGTCATGCCTCGACCCTTCCGCCTGGAGTCGCTCGGTGCCCCTGTGTCCAACAGCAAGGGGAAGCGCAAAAAGAGCAAATCTCACATTCATAGTGAGGGGATTTAA
- the sh2d5 gene encoding SH2 domain-containing protein 5 isoform X2: MGEAPLREDGAVTRSAEYVGSFPVDDRCLDDQIEQLHAQLKVLKTCRRRRPVSLKFSIKGVKMYNEDETTLLMAHALRRVSLSTAQPTDAQFAFVSHNPGSTDAQLYCHVFQARHARAAQFLNLLLCRCFQLSYLEKHPDEAQTDSEGSLPRRNPSLLNHGFPLSVSALVSFRRAPFQGLLPGIKTSSKSLDHSPSSPDDVFPTSSPSLVRKKAMRTKALCGAYRSFTFTPLKQRLVQERMSASQEKAEDRTPARRSRAPSLAETEEALAQAVWCWAGIATDSSYSLLADDVLGSYLLCPHPKKPKCGSLIIRFPSGLITHLIKNSRTGKFLLEKCRTEFSSIAELIEFYTETREELPSLLSCARVNHCYEWEENTGKQPPVKLPKVFSIANLKSSSRKWF; encoded by the exons ATGGGTGAGGCCCCACTGAGAGAGGATGGTGCAGTCACACGATCAGCAGAG TACGTCGGCTCGTTTCCTGTGGATGACCGCTGCTTGGACGACCAGATAGAGCAGCTGCACGCTCAGCTGAAAGTCCTGAAA ACGTGCAGGAGGAGACGACCTGTGTCCCTGAAGTTCTCCATCAAAGGTGTGAAAATGTACAACGAGGATGAGACG ACCCTCCTCATGGCTCACGCCCTGCgcagagtctctctctccaccgCCCAACCCACCGATGCCCAGTTCGCCTTCGTCTCTCACAACCCAGGCAGCACTGACGCCCAGCTGTACTGCCACGTCTTTCAGGCTCGGCACGCCAGAGCG gcccagttcctgaacctgctgctgtgccGCTGTTTCCAGCTGTCGTACCTGGAGAAGCATCCCGACGAGGCTCAGACGGACTCCGAGGGTTCGCTGCCTCGTCGGAACCCGTCACTGCTCAACCACGGCTTCCCTCTCAGTGTCAGCGCCCTGGTGTCCTTCAGGAGAGCCCCCTTCCAAGGGCTGCTGCCGGGCATCAAG ACAAGCAGCAAGTCCTTGGATCACTCACCAAGCAGCCCAGACGACGTgttccccacctcctccccctcgctGGTTCGGAAGAAGGCCATGCGCACCAAGGCTCTGTGCGGGGCGTACCGCTCCTTCACGTTCACGCCCCTCAAGCAGCGCCTCGTTCAGGAGCGCATGAGCGCATCACAAG AAAAGGCGGAAGACAGGACACCAGCCAGAAGGTCCCGAGCTCCGAGTCTCGCAGAAACGGAGGAAGCACTGGCTCAGGCGGTGTGGTGCTGGGCTGGTATCGCCAC TGACAGCAGCTACTCTCTGCTGGCCGACGATGTTCTGGGCTCGTACCTCCTGTGCCCTCATCCCAAAAAACCCAAATGCGGCTCTCTCATCATTCGCTTCCCCTCCGGCCTGATCACCCACCTCATAAAGAACTCTCGAACGGGGAAGTTCCTGCTGGAG aAATGCAGGACTGAGTTCAGCTCCATCGCAGAACTGATTGAATTCTACACTGAGACCCGGGAGGAGCTGCCGAGCCTCCTGAGCTGTGCCCGAGTGAACCACTGCTACGAGTGGGAGGAGAACACCGGCAAGCAGCCGCCTGTCAAGTTACCCAAGGTCTTCAGCATAGCCAATCTTAAAAGTTCCTCCAGAAAATGGTTCTAA
- the sh2d5 gene encoding SH2 domain-containing protein 5 isoform X1, with amino-acid sequence MKHHPPCVVCTGVLLSPCVLSTFPVSAVKYVGSFPVDDRCLDDQIEQLHAQLKVLKTCRRRRPVSLKFSIKGVKMYNEDETTLLMAHALRRVSLSTAQPTDAQFAFVSHNPGSTDAQLYCHVFQARHARAAQFLNLLLCRCFQLSYLEKHPDEAQTDSEGSLPRRNPSLLNHGFPLSVSALVSFRRAPFQGLLPGIKTSSKSLDHSPSSPDDVFPTSSPSLVRKKAMRTKALCGAYRSFTFTPLKQRLVQERMSASQEKAEDRTPARRSRAPSLAETEEALAQAVWCWAGIATDSSYSLLADDVLGSYLLCPHPKKPKCGSLIIRFPSGLITHLIKNSRTGKFLLEKCRTEFSSIAELIEFYTETREELPSLLSCARVNHCYEWEENTGKQPPVKLPKVFSIANLKSSSRKWF; translated from the exons ATGAAGCATCACCCTCCCTGTGTTGTGTGCACGGGTGTCCTCTTGTCCCCCTGTGTGCTTTCAACTTTCCCTGTCTCTGCTGTGAAGTACGTCGGCTCGTTTCCTGTGGATGACCGCTGCTTGGACGACCAGATAGAGCAGCTGCACGCTCAGCTGAAAGTCCTGAAA ACGTGCAGGAGGAGACGACCTGTGTCCCTGAAGTTCTCCATCAAAGGTGTGAAAATGTACAACGAGGATGAGACG ACCCTCCTCATGGCTCACGCCCTGCgcagagtctctctctccaccgCCCAACCCACCGATGCCCAGTTCGCCTTCGTCTCTCACAACCCAGGCAGCACTGACGCCCAGCTGTACTGCCACGTCTTTCAGGCTCGGCACGCCAGAGCG gcccagttcctgaacctgctgctgtgccGCTGTTTCCAGCTGTCGTACCTGGAGAAGCATCCCGACGAGGCTCAGACGGACTCCGAGGGTTCGCTGCCTCGTCGGAACCCGTCACTGCTCAACCACGGCTTCCCTCTCAGTGTCAGCGCCCTGGTGTCCTTCAGGAGAGCCCCCTTCCAAGGGCTGCTGCCGGGCATCAAG ACAAGCAGCAAGTCCTTGGATCACTCACCAAGCAGCCCAGACGACGTgttccccacctcctccccctcgctGGTTCGGAAGAAGGCCATGCGCACCAAGGCTCTGTGCGGGGCGTACCGCTCCTTCACGTTCACGCCCCTCAAGCAGCGCCTCGTTCAGGAGCGCATGAGCGCATCACAAG AAAAGGCGGAAGACAGGACACCAGCCAGAAGGTCCCGAGCTCCGAGTCTCGCAGAAACGGAGGAAGCACTGGCTCAGGCGGTGTGGTGCTGGGCTGGTATCGCCAC TGACAGCAGCTACTCTCTGCTGGCCGACGATGTTCTGGGCTCGTACCTCCTGTGCCCTCATCCCAAAAAACCCAAATGCGGCTCTCTCATCATTCGCTTCCCCTCCGGCCTGATCACCCACCTCATAAAGAACTCTCGAACGGGGAAGTTCCTGCTGGAG aAATGCAGGACTGAGTTCAGCTCCATCGCAGAACTGATTGAATTCTACACTGAGACCCGGGAGGAGCTGCCGAGCCTCCTGAGCTGTGCCCGAGTGAACCACTGCTACGAGTGGGAGGAGAACACCGGCAAGCAGCCGCCTGTCAAGTTACCCAAGGTCTTCAGCATAGCCAATCTTAAAAGTTCCTCCAGAAAATGGTTCTAA